One genomic window of Streptomyces sp. WP-1 includes the following:
- a CDS encoding S8 family serine peptidase: MAHLRTGRRASLAVPAVLSLTASLGFLPVAAAAPASAGTAATAPAAAGTPAKAVSAAAGPGLSYVVNTRTDPRTLASVRREIGRDGGTLVAGYDRIGVLVAHSADPDFARLLRAVPGVVSAGATRHTPLAAASTADLGAPQVLGGAQAAAAGAAATGDQDPLEPLQWDLPAIKADKAHQKTLGSPDVTVGVIDTGVDDTHPDIAPNFDRAASVDCVSGKPDTADGAWRPSASESPHGTHVAGEIAAARNGVGMTGVAPGVKVAGIKVANPDGYFYAESVVCGFVWAAEHHVDVTNNSYFTDPWYFNCTTDPDQRALVDAVDRASRYAEKRGTVNIAAAGNESYDLAADSITDPQSPNDGTASDRVIDPRRCFDIPTQLPGVVTVAATGAKGLKASYSNYGRGVIDIAAPGGDSTVYQPPAPPATSGLILGTLPGGKWGYMAGTSMATPHVAGVAALIKSTHPHASAALVKALLYLEADATPCTDPYDINGDGKADAVCRGPANHNGFYGRGMADALAAVTY, encoded by the coding sequence ATGGCTCATCTGCGCACCGGACGCCGGGCGTCGCTCGCCGTGCCGGCCGTGCTCTCGCTGACCGCCTCGCTCGGCTTCCTGCCGGTGGCCGCCGCCGCGCCCGCCTCGGCCGGTACGGCGGCGACGGCCCCGGCGGCAGCGGGAACCCCGGCCAAGGCGGTCTCGGCGGCGGCCGGCCCCGGACTGTCGTACGTGGTCAACACCCGCACGGACCCTCGCACGCTCGCCTCGGTGCGCCGGGAGATCGGCCGCGACGGCGGGACCCTGGTCGCCGGTTACGACCGGATCGGCGTTCTCGTCGCGCACTCCGCCGACCCGGACTTCGCCCGGCTGCTGCGCGCGGTGCCCGGGGTGGTCTCGGCGGGCGCCACCCGGCACACCCCGCTGGCCGCCGCGTCCACCGCGGACCTGGGCGCGCCGCAGGTGCTGGGCGGCGCGCAGGCGGCCGCGGCCGGCGCGGCGGCGACCGGGGACCAGGACCCGCTGGAGCCGTTGCAGTGGGACCTGCCCGCCATCAAGGCGGACAAGGCGCACCAGAAGACGCTGGGCAGCCCGGACGTCACGGTCGGCGTCATCGACACCGGCGTGGACGACACCCACCCGGACATCGCGCCCAACTTCGACCGCGCCGCCTCCGTCGACTGCGTGTCGGGCAAGCCGGACACGGCCGACGGCGCCTGGCGGCCCAGCGCCTCGGAGAGCCCGCACGGCACGCATGTGGCGGGTGAGATCGCGGCCGCGCGGAACGGCGTCGGCATGACGGGGGTGGCGCCGGGCGTGAAGGTGGCCGGCATCAAGGTGGCGAACCCGGACGGGTACTTCTACGCCGAGTCCGTGGTCTGCGGCTTCGTCTGGGCGGCCGAGCACCACGTGGACGTGACCAACAACAGCTACTTCACCGACCCCTGGTACTTCAACTGCACCACCGACCCGGACCAGAGGGCGCTGGTGGACGCCGTGGACCGGGCCTCGCGGTACGCGGAGAAGCGGGGCACGGTCAACATCGCGGCGGCGGGCAACGAGAGCTACGACCTGGCCGCCGACTCGATCACCGACCCGCAGTCGCCGAACGACGGCACCGCGTCGGACCGGGTGATCGATCCGCGCCGGTGCTTCGACATCCCGACCCAGCTGCCCGGCGTCGTCACGGTCGCCGCGACCGGCGCCAAGGGGCTGAAGGCGTCGTACTCCAACTACGGCCGGGGCGTCATCGACATCGCGGCGCCCGGCGGTGACTCGACGGTCTACCAGCCGCCGGCGCCCCCGGCGACCAGCGGCCTCATCCTGGGCACGCTGCCGGGCGGCAAGTGGGGCTACATGGCGGGGACGTCCATGGCGACCCCGCATGTGGCCGGGGTTGCCGCATTGATCAAGTCAACCCATCCGCATGCGTCCGCCGCGCTGGTCAAGGCTCTCCTCTACCTGGAGGCCGACGCCACGCCGTGCACGGACCCGTACGACATCAACGGCGACGGCAAGGCCGACGCGGTGTGCCGGGGACCGGCGAACCACAACGGTTTCTACGGCCGTGGCATGGCGGACGCCCTCGCCGCTGTGACCTATTAG
- a CDS encoding DUF485 domain-containing protein, with product MATETPPPALPKALPGTEEFTEVQQSADFAALRRAHRSFAFPLTIAFIAWYLLYVLLSGYAGGFMGTKVVGNLNVALVLGLAQFLTTFLIAWWYARHAAAELDPKAGAIKSRMESAESRTEDAV from the coding sequence GTGGCCACCGAGACACCGCCCCCCGCCCTCCCCAAAGCCCTTCCCGGCACCGAGGAGTTCACCGAGGTCCAGCAGAGCGCGGACTTCGCCGCACTGCGCCGCGCACACCGCTCGTTCGCCTTCCCGCTGACCATCGCCTTCATCGCCTGGTACCTGCTGTACGTGCTGCTCTCCGGCTACGCCGGCGGATTCATGGGCACCAAGGTCGTGGGCAACCTCAATGTCGCCCTGGTCCTCGGACTCGCCCAGTTCCTCACCACCTTCCTGATCGCCTGGTGGTACGCCCGGCACGCCGCGGCCGAGCTCGACCCGAAGGCGGGGGCCATCAAGTCCCGTATGGAGAGCGCCGAGTCCCGCACGGAGGACGCCGTATGA
- a CDS encoding cation acetate symporter has product MSPATHHTLLAAGEASEHRTLIVTLFAVFVAATLVITVWAGRQTKDAADFYAGGRQFTGFQNGLAVSGDYMSAASFLGIAGAIALFGYDGFLYSIGFLVAWLVALLLVAEPLRNCGRYTMGDVLAHRMRQRPVRTATGTSTIVVSIFYLLAQMAGAGVLVSLLLGITGDLGKIGVVALVGVLMIVYVTIGGMKGTTWVQMVKAVLLMAGALLLTFLVLMKFHFDVSDLLGRAAENSGKGAPFLQPGLKYGATGTTKLDFLSLGLALVLGTAGLPHILIRFYTVPTAKAARQSVIWAIGLIGVFYLMTLALGFGAAALIKPQEIIASNKAGTTAAPLLALHLGGTDSTWGAVLLATVSAVAFATILAVVAGLTLASSSSFAHDIYANVIKKGRAGEKQELRAARWAAVGIGAVSIVLGALARDLNVAGLVALAFAVAASANLPTILYSLFWKRFTTAGALWSIYGGLVTAVGLVLFSPVVSGGPASMFPGADFHWFPLENPGIVSIPVGFLLGAVGTLLSKEAPDTGKYAELEVRSLTGTGAH; this is encoded by the coding sequence ATGAGCCCCGCGACCCACCACACCCTGCTGGCCGCGGGCGAGGCGAGCGAGCACCGGACGCTGATCGTCACCCTGTTCGCCGTCTTCGTCGCCGCCACCCTCGTCATCACCGTATGGGCCGGCCGGCAGACGAAGGACGCCGCCGACTTCTACGCGGGCGGGCGCCAGTTCACCGGCTTCCAGAACGGCCTCGCCGTCTCCGGCGACTACATGTCCGCCGCGTCCTTCCTCGGCATCGCCGGCGCCATCGCCCTCTTCGGCTACGACGGCTTCCTCTACTCCATCGGCTTCCTGGTCGCCTGGCTCGTCGCGCTCCTGCTGGTCGCCGAGCCGCTGCGCAACTGCGGCCGCTACACGATGGGCGACGTGCTCGCCCACCGGATGCGCCAGCGCCCCGTGCGCACGGCCACCGGTACCTCCACCATCGTGGTGTCGATCTTCTATCTGCTCGCCCAGATGGCCGGGGCGGGCGTCCTGGTCTCCCTGCTGCTCGGCATCACCGGCGACCTGGGCAAGATCGGCGTCGTCGCCCTGGTCGGCGTCCTGATGATCGTCTACGTGACCATCGGCGGCATGAAGGGCACCACCTGGGTCCAGATGGTCAAGGCGGTGCTGCTGATGGCCGGCGCCCTCCTGCTGACCTTCCTGGTCCTCATGAAGTTCCACTTCGACGTCTCGGACCTGCTCGGCCGGGCCGCCGAGAACAGCGGCAAGGGCGCGCCGTTCCTCCAGCCCGGCCTGAAGTACGGCGCCACCGGCACCACCAAGCTGGACTTCCTCTCCCTCGGCCTCGCCCTGGTCCTCGGCACCGCGGGCCTGCCGCACATCCTGATCCGCTTCTACACGGTGCCCACCGCGAAGGCCGCCCGTCAGTCGGTGATCTGGGCCATCGGCCTGATCGGCGTCTTCTACCTGATGACCCTCGCCCTCGGCTTCGGCGCCGCCGCGCTGATCAAACCCCAGGAGATCATCGCCTCCAACAAGGCGGGCACCACCGCGGCCCCGCTCCTCGCCCTGCACCTCGGCGGGACCGACTCCACCTGGGGCGCCGTCCTGCTCGCCACCGTCTCCGCCGTCGCCTTCGCCACCATCCTCGCCGTCGTCGCCGGCCTCACCCTCGCCTCGTCCTCCTCCTTCGCGCACGACATCTACGCCAACGTCATCAAGAAGGGACGGGCCGGCGAGAAGCAGGAGCTGCGCGCGGCCCGCTGGGCGGCCGTCGGCATCGGCGCCGTCTCCATCGTCCTCGGCGCCCTGGCCCGCGACCTCAACGTGGCCGGGCTGGTGGCGCTCGCCTTCGCCGTCGCCGCCTCCGCGAACCTGCCGACGATCCTCTACAGCCTCTTCTGGAAGCGCTTCACCACCGCCGGCGCCCTGTGGTCGATCTACGGCGGCCTGGTCACCGCGGTCGGCCTCGTGCTCTTCTCCCCGGTGGTCTCCGGCGGCCCCGCCTCGATGTTCCCCGGCGCCGACTTCCACTGGTTCCCGCTGGAGAACCCCGGGATCGTCTCCATCCCCGTCGGATTCCTGCTCGGCGCCGTGGGCACCCTGCTGTCGAAGGAGGCGCCGGACACCGGCAAGTACGCGGAACTGGAGGTGCGCTCCCTGACCGGGACGGGCGCGCACTGA
- the moaA gene encoding GTP 3',8-cyclase MoaA, producing the protein MLIDTYGRVATDLRVSLTDRCNLRCTYCMPEEGLQWLAKPELLTDDEIVRLIDIAVRLLGIEEVRFTGGEPLLRPGLVGIVERAAALGPRPRMSLTTNGIGLGRTAAALKAAGLDRVNVSLDTLRPDVFKTLTRRDRHKDVLEGLRAARAAGLAPVKVNTVLMPGLNEDEAPDLLAWAIEHDYELRFIEQMPLDPQHGWKREGMVTAGDILASLRTRFDLTPEDAGARGSAPAERWLVDGGPYRVGVIASVTRPFCAACDRTRLTADGQIRTCLFATEETDLRGALRSGAPDEEIARLWRVAMWGKKAGAGLDDPSFVQPDRPMSAIGG; encoded by the coding sequence GTGCTCATCGACACGTACGGCCGCGTGGCCACCGACCTGAGGGTCTCGCTGACCGACCGCTGCAATCTGCGCTGTACGTACTGCATGCCCGAGGAGGGCCTGCAGTGGCTGGCGAAGCCCGAACTGCTCACGGACGACGAGATCGTCCGCCTCATCGACATCGCGGTGCGCCTGCTCGGCATCGAGGAGGTCCGCTTCACGGGCGGCGAGCCCCTGCTGCGCCCCGGCCTGGTCGGCATCGTCGAGCGCGCCGCGGCCCTCGGCCCGCGCCCGCGGATGTCCCTCACCACCAACGGCATCGGCCTCGGCCGCACCGCCGCCGCCCTGAAGGCGGCGGGCCTGGACCGGGTCAATGTCTCCCTGGACACCCTGCGCCCCGACGTCTTCAAGACGCTCACCCGCCGCGACCGCCACAAGGACGTCCTCGAAGGACTCCGCGCCGCCCGCGCGGCCGGCCTCGCCCCCGTCAAGGTCAACACCGTGCTGATGCCGGGGCTCAATGAGGACGAGGCCCCCGACCTGCTGGCCTGGGCCATCGAGCACGACTACGAGCTGCGGTTCATCGAGCAGATGCCCCTGGACCCCCAGCACGGCTGGAAGCGCGAGGGCATGGTCACCGCCGGTGACATCCTCGCCTCCCTGCGCACCCGCTTCGACCTCACCCCCGAGGACGCCGGCGCGCGCGGCTCGGCGCCGGCGGAGCGCTGGCTGGTGGACGGCGGCCCGTACCGGGTCGGGGTGATCGCCTCGGTCACCCGCCCGTTCTGCGCGGCCTGCGACCGCACCCGGCTGACCGCCGACGGCCAGATACGCACCTGTCTGTTCGCCACCGAGGAGACCGACCTGCGCGGCGCCCTGCGCTCGGGCGCGCCCGACGAGGAGATCGCCCGGCTGTGGCGGGTGGCGATGTGGGGCAAGAAGGCGGGCGCGGGCCTGGACGACCCGTCCTTCGTCCAGCCGGACCGCCCGATGTCGGCGATCGGCGGCTGA
- a CDS encoding DUF3099 domain-containing protein: MKATRKQHGDGGQVFRITGARTGLAEDVRGRQRRYVISMVIRTVAVILAATLWNVERPFAVVALVAGAILPYIAVVIANAGRERPPSLPSTFVTAPMRPVIGAPRGEDEQPPRDQG; encoded by the coding sequence GTGAAGGCGACGCGGAAGCAGCACGGCGACGGCGGCCAGGTGTTCCGGATCACCGGCGCCCGGACCGGCCTCGCCGAGGACGTGCGCGGACGGCAGCGGCGGTACGTCATCTCGATGGTGATCCGTACGGTGGCGGTGATCCTGGCGGCCACCCTGTGGAATGTCGAACGGCCCTTCGCCGTCGTGGCGTTGGTGGCCGGCGCGATCCTGCCCTACATCGCCGTGGTGATCGCGAACGCGGGCCGTGAGCGGCCGCCCTCCCTGCCCTCGACGTTCGTCACCGCGCCGATGCGTCCGGTGATCGGGGCGCCGCGCGGCGAGGACGAGCAGCCCCCGCGTGATCAGGGCTGA
- a CDS encoding GlsB/YeaQ/YmgE family stress response membrane protein: MGWLWAIIVGFVLGVIAKAVIPGKQHSPLWLTTLCGILGAIAGNAIAAALHVRETRGIDWSRHIFQLVAAIIIVAVVDSLYMATLGRRKRERI, translated from the coding sequence ATGGGCTGGTTGTGGGCGATCATCGTGGGATTCGTGCTGGGTGTGATCGCCAAGGCGGTCATCCCGGGCAAGCAGCACAGCCCCCTCTGGCTGACCACCCTCTGCGGCATCCTGGGCGCCATCGCGGGCAACGCGATCGCCGCCGCGCTGCACGTCCGCGAGACCCGGGGCATCGACTGGAGCCGCCATATCTTCCAGCTGGTGGCCGCGATCATCATCGTCGCCGTGGTCGACTCGCTCTACATGGCGACGCTGGGCAGGCGGAAGCGCGAGAGAATCTGA
- the tyrS gene encoding tyrosine--tRNA ligase — protein MTDIVDELKWRGLIALSTDEDALRKAFADGPVTFYCGFDPTAPSLHLGNLVQILTMRRIQQAGHRPLGLVGGATGLIGDPKPTAERTLNAPETVAEWVERLRGQIAPLLDFDGPNAAVMVNNLDWTQGLSAIEFLRDIGKHFRVNKMIAKEAVSRRLNSDAGISYTEFSYQILQGMDFLELYRRYGCTLQTGGSDQWGNLTSGTDLIHRVEPDAVVHALGTPLITKADGTKFGKTESGTVWLDPEMTTPYAFYQFWINADDRDVAKFLRIFSFRSHEEIEELERLTGERPQARAAQRALAEELTTLVHGAEQTAAVIAASKALFGQGELAELDGRTLASALSEVPHIQVAELGSVVDLFAEVGLVASKSAARRTVKEGGAYVNNVKVTSEDAVASPEELLDGRWLVLRRGKRNLAAVEVVAG, from the coding sequence GTGACGGACATCGTCGACGAACTGAAGTGGCGCGGGCTCATCGCCCTCTCCACGGACGAGGACGCATTGCGCAAGGCGTTCGCGGACGGTCCCGTCACGTTCTATTGCGGCTTCGACCCGACCGCGCCCAGTCTGCACCTCGGCAACCTCGTGCAGATCCTGACGATGCGCCGCATCCAGCAGGCGGGACACCGCCCGCTGGGCCTGGTCGGGGGCGCGACCGGTCTGATCGGCGACCCGAAGCCGACCGCCGAGCGCACGCTGAACGCGCCGGAGACCGTCGCCGAGTGGGTCGAGCGGCTGCGCGGCCAGATCGCCCCGCTGCTGGACTTCGACGGTCCGAACGCCGCGGTGATGGTCAACAACCTGGACTGGACCCAGGGCCTGTCGGCGATCGAGTTCCTGCGGGACATCGGCAAGCACTTCCGGGTCAACAAGATGATCGCCAAGGAGGCCGTCTCCCGGCGGCTGAACTCCGACGCGGGCATCAGCTACACCGAGTTCAGCTACCAGATCCTCCAGGGCATGGACTTCCTGGAGCTGTACCGGCGGTACGGCTGCACGCTGCAGACCGGTGGCAGCGACCAGTGGGGCAACCTCACCTCCGGCACCGACCTGATCCACCGGGTCGAGCCGGACGCCGTGGTGCACGCGCTGGGCACACCGCTGATCACCAAGGCGGACGGCACGAAGTTCGGCAAGACCGAGTCCGGCACGGTCTGGCTCGACCCCGAGATGACCACGCCGTACGCGTTCTACCAGTTCTGGATCAACGCGGACGACCGTGATGTCGCCAAGTTCCTGCGCATCTTCAGCTTCAGGTCCCATGAGGAGATCGAGGAGCTGGAGCGGCTGACCGGGGAGCGGCCGCAGGCGCGGGCGGCGCAGCGGGCGCTGGCCGAGGAGCTGACCACGCTGGTGCACGGGGCCGAGCAGACGGCCGCGGTGATCGCCGCGTCGAAGGCGCTGTTCGGGCAGGGCGAGCTGGCGGAGCTGGACGGCAGGACGCTGGCGTCGGCGCTGTCCGAGGTGCCGCACATCCAGGTCGCCGAGCTGGGGTCCGTGGTGGACCTGTTCGCCGAGGTGGGTCTGGTCGCGAGCAAGTCCGCGGCGCGCCGGACCGTGAAGGAGGGGGGCGCCTACGTGAACAACGTCAAGGTGACCTCCGAGGACGCGGTGGCCTCGCCGGAGGAGCTGCTGGACGGGCGGTGGCTGGTGCTGCGGCGCGGGAAGCGGAATCTGGCGGCCGTCGAGGTCGTCGCCGGTTAG
- a CDS encoding metallopeptidase TldD-related protein, with protein sequence MSARSNKPHEIVEQALALSRADGCLVIADETSTANLRWAGNALTTNGVTRGRSLTVIATVDGRQGTASGVVSRSAVTADELEPLVRAAEAAARGAGPAEDAQPLVTGAAAAPDFTDAPAETSSAVFADFAPALGEAFARARAGGRELYGFANHEMVSTYLGSSTGLRLRHDQPTGTLELNAKSPDRTRSAWAGRSTRDFKDVDPAALDAELATRLGWAKRRVELPAGRYETLLPPTAVADLLIYQLWSASGRDAAEGRTVFSRPGGGTRIGERLSELPLTLRSDPDEPGLECAPFVIAHSSNGDRSVFDNGLAAPATDWIERGTLKNLTTTRHSAALTGLPVTPAADNLILDGGNRSLDEMVADTGHGLLLTCLWYIREVDPATLLLTGLTRDGVYLVEGGEVTGQVNNFRFNESPVDLLRRAIEAGRTEKTLPREWGDWFTRAAMPPLRVPDFNMSSVSQGV encoded by the coding sequence ATGAGCGCCCGTAGCAACAAGCCGCACGAGATCGTCGAACAGGCGCTCGCGCTGTCCCGGGCGGACGGCTGCCTCGTCATCGCCGACGAGACGTCCACCGCCAACCTGCGCTGGGCGGGCAACGCGCTCACCACGAACGGTGTGACCCGGGGCCGCAGCCTCACGGTGATCGCGACCGTGGACGGCCGGCAGGGCACGGCCTCCGGGGTCGTCTCCCGGTCGGCGGTGACGGCCGACGAACTGGAGCCGCTGGTGCGGGCCGCCGAGGCCGCCGCGCGCGGCGCGGGCCCCGCCGAGGACGCTCAGCCGCTGGTCACGGGCGCGGCCGCGGCCCCCGACTTCACGGACGCGCCCGCCGAGACCTCCTCCGCGGTGTTCGCCGACTTCGCCCCGGCGCTCGGCGAGGCGTTCGCCCGCGCCCGGGCCGGCGGCCGGGAGCTGTACGGCTTCGCCAACCACGAGATGGTCTCGACCTACCTCGGCAGCTCCACCGGGCTGCGGCTGCGGCACGACCAGCCGACCGGCACGCTGGAGCTGAACGCCAAGTCGCCGGACCGCACCCGCTCCGCGTGGGCCGGGCGCTCCACCCGGGACTTCAAGGACGTCGACCCGGCCGCCCTGGACGCCGAGCTGGCGACGCGGCTGGGCTGGGCGAAGCGGCGCGTGGAGCTGCCCGCGGGCCGCTACGAGACGCTGCTGCCGCCGACCGCGGTGGCGGACCTGCTCATCTACCAGCTGTGGTCGGCCTCGGGCCGGGACGCGGCGGAGGGCCGTACGGTCTTCTCCCGGCCCGGCGGCGGCACCCGGATCGGCGAGCGGCTCTCCGAACTGCCCCTGACCCTGCGCAGCGACCCGGACGAGCCCGGTCTGGAGTGCGCGCCCTTCGTGATCGCCCACTCCTCGAACGGCGACCGGTCGGTGTTCGACAACGGCCTCGCGGCGCCGGCCACCGACTGGATCGAGCGCGGCACCCTGAAGAACCTGACGACGACCCGGCACAGCGCGGCCCTGACCGGGCTGCCGGTCACCCCGGCGGCGGACAATCTGATCCTGGACGGCGGCAACCGCTCCCTGGACGAGATGGTCGCGGACACCGGGCACGGGCTGCTGCTGACCTGCCTGTGGTACATCCGCGAGGTCGACCCGGCGACGCTGCTGCTCACCGGCCTGACCCGGGACGGCGTCTACCTGGTGGAGGGCGGCGAGGTGACCGGGCAGGTGAACAACTTCCGGTTCAACGAGTCGCCGGTGGACCTGCTGCGGCGCGCGATCGAGGCGGGCCGCACGGAGAAGACGCTGCCGCGCGAATGGGGCGACTGGTTCACCAGGGCCGCGATGCCGCCGCTGCGGGTCCCCGATTTCAACATGAGTTCTGTCAGCCAGGGCGTATAA
- a CDS encoding amidase — translation MTDLHDLTLTEQAAAIRGRTVSPTELIDHHLRRIEESNSALGAYRTVDAPGARRAAAAVEARLAAAPDDEGLPPLLGVPLSVKDTWPVEGLPFTAGSAAFDDRTAPADAAVVGTLRAAGAVLLGTTTAAEFGCSSYTETVFATARNPYDLTRGAGGSSGGAAASVAAGLAAGALGSDGGGSVRIPAAACGVVGLKPSRGRVSPAPATDALGLATAGPLARTVADAALLLDVMTGSIPGDAAALPAPPAGYFRARAGQEPGPLRIGVLPRTESQHPEAALACRRTADLLAGLGHHVTDAPPYDPAEYLADFTVLWSVLAAAVPVPPARETRLLPLTRWLRDRGREHGAVRLYAAMASLSATARALCHRYADFDAVLSPTTDRPPLPVGSSADPDDPERTFRRMLAHTPRTPLANLTGQPSISLPLHRTPDGLPVGVMLTGRLHEEGVLLSLGAQLERARPWPRHAARPVAALPERTAR, via the coding sequence ATGACAGACCTCCATGACCTGACGCTCACCGAACAGGCCGCAGCGATCCGCGGCCGTACCGTGTCGCCGACCGAGCTGATCGACCACCACCTGCGCCGCATCGAGGAGTCGAACAGCGCGCTGGGCGCCTACCGCACCGTCGACGCGCCCGGCGCCCGGCGGGCCGCCGCCGCCGTCGAGGCCCGGCTGGCCGCCGCGCCCGACGACGAGGGACTGCCGCCGCTGCTCGGGGTGCCGCTGTCGGTGAAGGACACCTGGCCGGTCGAGGGACTGCCGTTCACGGCGGGCTCGGCGGCCTTCGACGACCGGACGGCCCCGGCGGACGCGGCCGTCGTGGGCACCCTGCGGGCGGCCGGCGCCGTGCTGCTGGGGACCACCACCGCCGCCGAGTTCGGCTGTTCCTCCTACACCGAGACGGTGTTCGCCACCGCCCGCAACCCGTACGACCTCACCCGCGGGGCCGGTGGCTCCAGCGGCGGAGCGGCCGCCTCGGTGGCCGCGGGACTGGCCGCCGGCGCCCTCGGCAGCGACGGCGGCGGCTCGGTCCGCATCCCGGCCGCGGCCTGCGGAGTGGTCGGTCTCAAGCCGAGCCGGGGACGGGTCTCGCCCGCCCCCGCGACGGACGCGCTGGGGCTCGCCACCGCCGGGCCACTGGCCAGGACGGTGGCGGACGCCGCCCTGCTGCTGGACGTGATGACCGGCAGCATCCCGGGCGACGCCGCCGCCCTGCCCGCCCCGCCCGCCGGGTACTTCCGGGCCCGCGCCGGACAGGAGCCCGGTCCCCTGCGGATCGGGGTGCTGCCGCGGACCGAGAGCCAGCACCCCGAGGCGGCACTGGCCTGCCGCCGTACCGCCGACCTGCTCGCCGGACTCGGCCACCACGTGACGGACGCCCCGCCGTACGACCCCGCCGAGTACCTGGCGGACTTCACCGTGCTGTGGAGCGTGCTGGCGGCCGCGGTGCCGGTGCCTCCCGCGAGGGAGACACGTCTGCTGCCCCTCACCCGCTGGCTGCGCGACCGGGGCCGCGAGCACGGCGCGGTACGGCTGTACGCGGCGATGGCCTCGCTGTCGGCCACCGCCCGCGCCCTGTGCCACCGCTACGCCGACTTCGACGCCGTACTGAGCCCGACCACGGACCGACCGCCGCTGCCGGTCGGCTCGTCGGCCGACCCCGACGACCCCGAGCGCACCTTCCGGCGGATGCTCGCCCACACCCCGCGCACCCCACTGGCGAACCTCACCGGACAGCCGTCGATCAGCCTGCCGCTGCACCGGACGCCGGACGGTCTGCCGGTCGGCGTGATGCTGACCGGCCGGCTCCACGAGGAGGGCGTCCTGCTCTCCCTCGGCGCCCAGCTGGAACGGGCCCGGCCCTGGCCCCGCCACGCCGCCCGGCCGGTGGCGGCGCTGCCCGAGCGGACGGCGCGATGA
- a CDS encoding MFS transporter, whose translation MKRGRLAFLTGTHVVNDLYQGAVPALLPFLTAERHYSYTAVSGIALAAGGLSSLAQPLFGLLVDRRHRGWLIPGGFLTAAGGLACAGLAGSYPLTWLCVALAGIGIAAYHPPATNEARAAGGQSQRAMSLFSVGGTLGASLAPALVTLVVGSFGLAGSWLLAVPALVTAALWAAQGPWLRHRGHTPAAPATARGTVAGGHRDDWRAFRRLAAATVAWSVPYVTVTSMLALHIHRDLNASTAVGATALTLLTLAGAAGTLLGGWLGDRYGRTVPIRAGYLLAVPALAALAFAPSAGVAVVAAALFGLTMFLPFASQVTLAQDYLPTRPGTAGGLTLGLAMSVGALAAPALGRLADAQGLRTVLALVLGVLLVALGCALRLRDRVLPTPAPAPAAATAAEPVSEPVSEPAAGPAGRGGRTSAAHGAGGPMGPL comes from the coding sequence ATGAAGCGCGGCCGGCTGGCCTTCCTGACCGGCACCCATGTCGTCAACGACCTGTACCAGGGCGCGGTCCCGGCGCTGCTGCCCTTCCTGACGGCCGAACGGCACTACAGCTACACCGCCGTCTCGGGCATCGCGCTCGCGGCCGGCGGCCTGTCCAGCCTCGCCCAGCCGCTCTTCGGCCTGCTGGTGGACCGCCGCCACCGCGGCTGGCTCATCCCGGGCGGCTTCCTCACCGCCGCGGGCGGGCTCGCCTGCGCGGGGCTGGCCGGCAGCTACCCGCTCACCTGGCTCTGCGTCGCCCTGGCCGGGATCGGCATCGCCGCCTACCACCCGCCCGCCACCAATGAGGCCCGGGCCGCGGGCGGGCAGTCCCAGCGGGCGATGAGCCTGTTCTCGGTCGGCGGCACGCTGGGCGCCTCGCTGGCACCGGCGCTGGTCACCCTCGTGGTCGGCTCGTTCGGCCTGGCGGGCAGCTGGCTGCTGGCCGTGCCCGCCCTGGTCACCGCCGCGCTCTGGGCCGCGCAAGGGCCCTGGCTGCGGCACCGCGGACACACACCGGCGGCCCCGGCGACCGCGCGGGGCACGGTGGCGGGCGGGCACCGGGACGACTGGCGGGCGTTCCGGCGCCTGGCCGCGGCCACCGTCGCCTGGTCGGTGCCGTATGTGACGGTCACCTCCATGCTCGCCCTGCACATCCACCGCGACCTGAACGCCTCGACGGCCGTCGGCGCCACGGCGCTCACCCTGCTCACCCTGGCCGGGGCGGCGGGCACCCTGCTCGGCGGCTGGCTGGGCGACCGGTACGGACGGACGGTGCCGATCCGCGCCGGCTATCTGCTGGCCGTACCCGCCCTGGCCGCGCTGGCGTTCGCCCCGTCCGCGGGCGTGGCCGTGGTGGCCGCGGCGCTCTTCGGGTTGACCATGTTCCTGCCGTTCGCCTCCCAGGTGACGCTGGCCCAGGACTATCTGCCCACCCGGCCCGGCACCGCCGGCGGGCTGACCCTCGGGCTCGCCATGTCCGTGGGCGCGCTGGCCGCACCGGCGCTCGGTCGGCTGGCCGACGCCCAGGGGCTGCGCACGGTTCTCGCGCTGGTGCTCGGCGTGCTGCTGGTCGCACTCGGCTGCGCCCTCCGGCTGCGCGACCGCGTGCTGCCGACTCCGGCTCCGGCTCCGGCAGCGGCGACGGCGGCCGAGCCGGTGTCCGAGCCGGTGTCCGAGCCGGCCGCGGGCCCGGCGGGTCGAGGGGGCCGGACCTCGGCCGCACACGGTGCCGGTGGCCCCATGGGCCCGCTGTAG